The Cucumis melo cultivar AY chromosome 6, USDA_Cmelo_AY_1.0, whole genome shotgun sequence genome includes a region encoding these proteins:
- the LOC103490944 gene encoding ACT domain-containing protein ACR8: MMMEMEWPSCLDEYEKLVIRMNTPRVVIDNGTCSTATLVKVDSARRFGNLLEAVQVLTDLNLSIKKAYVSSDGRWFMDVFHVTDQNGEKLTDESVISYIEQSLGTTHYRRNEEFNGTTTALELTGTDRVGLLSEVFAVLADLQCDVVEAKVWTHNGRIASLIYVKDCNSGSPIEDRQKIDTIVARLRSVLKGDNDIRSAKTSVSMAVTHTERRLHQMMFADRDYERKPILKLNADNSPTVSVQNCAERGYSVVCVQCKDRTKLLFDVIFTLTDMEYVVFHATINTSQERAYLEFYIRHSDGTPISSEAERQRVIQCLQAAIQRRASEGVRLELCTEDRPGLLADVMRTFRENGLNVTRAEISTTRDMALNVFYVTDVVGNAADQKTIESVRQRIGLSNLKVKELPSTYHQTTEREEQTFGVGGAVLFTLGSMVRRNLYNLGLIRSCS; this comes from the exons ATGATGATGGAGATGGAATGGCCTTCTTGTCTTGATGAATACGAAAAACTTGTTATTAGGATGAACACTCCCAG GGTTGTGATTGACAATGGGACTTGCTCTACGGCCACTCTGGTGAAG GTTGATAGTGCTAGAAGATTTGGAAATCTCTTGGAAGCTGTACAGGTTCTTACTGATTTGAACCTTTCGATCAAGAAAGCTTATGTTTCTTCAGATGGAAGATGGTTCATGGATG TGTTTCATGTTACCGATCAGAACGGCGAGAAATTAACTGACGAAAGCGTGATTAGCTACATCGAGCAG TCTCTTGGGACGACTCATTATCGAAGGAATGAAGAATTTAATGGGACTACCACAGCTTTGGAGCTCACCGGGACCGACCGTGTTGGTCTTCTTTCCGAGGTGTTTGCTGTTCTTGCCGATCTGCAGTGTGATGTGGTAGAGGCTAAAGTTTGGACTCACAATGGCAGAATTGCTTCCTTGATCTATGTCAAGGATTGCAACTCCGGTTCCCCCATAGAAGACAGACAGAAAATCGACACCATTGTTGCACGATTGAGGAGTGTTCTTAAAGGAGACAATGACATTCGTAGTGCCAAGACTTCAGTCTCGATGGCAGTCACACACACCGAAAGGAGATTGCATCAAATGATGTTTGCTGATCGTGATTATGAGAGGAAGCCGATATTGAAGTTGAATGCTGATAATTCCCCCACTGTATCGGTTCAAAACTGTGCCGAAAGGGGTTACTCAGTTGTATGTGTTCAGTGCAAAGATCGAACGAAACTATTGTTTGATGTGATATTCACTTTGACAGACATGGAATACGTGGTGTTTCATGCCACCATCAACACTTCACAAGAAAGAGCATATCTG GAATTCTACATTAGGCACAGCGATGGAACCCCGATTAGCTCCGAAGCTGAGAGGCAAAGAGTTATTCAATGTTTACAAGCTGCTATTCAAAGAAGAGCATCTGAG GGTGTGAGGTTAGAACTATGCACAGAAGACAGGCCAGGCCTTTTAGCCGATGTCATGAGGACGTTCCGAGAGAACGGTCTGAACGTAACAAGGGCCGAGATCTCCACCACAAGGGACATGGCTCTAAATGTGTTCTACGTAACCGATGTAGTAGGAAATGCAGCTGATCAAAAAACCATCGAGTCGGTTAGACAAAGGATTGGTTTGAGTAACTTGAAAGTGAAGGAACTCCCATCGACTTATCATCAAACGACGGAGAGGGAAGAACAAACATTTGGAGTTGGTGGGGCTGTGTTGTTTACTCTTGGAAGCATGGTAAGGAGGAACCTATACAATCTAGGACTGATTAGATCGTGTTCGTGA